The DNA sequence GCAAGCATCCTTCGCGTTCAACATATATACGGTATGGAACATTTCGTGTCCAAACCCGCGCGCAACATTTTTCGCGCCTTTTCTTTTCACGGTCCGCGATCGGAAAATATCGCGCGACCGACTTGAAATTCGCCGAGGATCGCAATGAAGTTCGAAATCTGCATCGACGTGGACGATGTCGATCGAGCGGTCGAGTTTTACGGGCGCGGCCTCGGCCTGAAGATCGAGCAACGGCGCGCGGCGTGGGCCAAAGCTGCGACTGCGGTGACGTCGTGACCTGCGGCGATGGCCTGCTGGAGGGCTTGGCGACCGATACCCCCGGTCGCCGCGAAGATCGTGAGCTTCATATTTTGCTCCATGCTCAGTGAAGGTGCTTAATGATGGATCGAGCGTCCGGGGTGCTAGGAGTTCATCGGCGTCCGCATCTGTACGGGTAACTCGCTGCCGGGTAACTTGTGCTCCGGCATGTGAAAAACATACTAAGCTCAATTATTACTAACAGGGCGAAGCCCGCATCTTTACACAACGGGAAGCCTGAAACCTGCGGGAGGTTTCAGAAATTCTTCTGCTTCTTGCCCCTGTCCATTTCACTCCGCTCCAGTTTTTTTTCAAATCGCTGAGCGCGTGCATCCGTCGGGCGCGCGTTGCTCCGGGCGCCTGCTAATGCAACTGTTTTAGGTAGAGTAGATTTCGCAGAACGATTTCGGAAGAAGCGCAAAAGCATGATCGAAAAAATTATCGCGGGCGTGTCGGGATTCGTTATCGCGACCATCTCGGCGCTCGGTTACGGCGGCGTGGCGCTCCTGATGGCGATCGAAAGCGCGTGCATCCCGCTGCCGTCGGAAGTGATCATGCCGTTTTCGGGATACCTGGTCGCGACCGGCCGCTTCAATCTCCAACTGGTCGCGATCGCCGGCGCAATCGGATGCCTGCTCGGGTCATACGTCGCGTATTACGTCGGCGCATACGGCGGCCGCA is a window from the Candidatus Binatus sp. genome containing:
- a CDS encoding VOC family protein, giving the protein MKFEICIDVDDVDRAVEFYGRGLGLKIEQRRAAWAKAATAVTS